Genomic window (Pyrus communis chromosome 13, drPyrComm1.1, whole genome shotgun sequence):
AGAGAAGTCACATGTTTCAGCTCCCTGGTTTGGTGAGGGAAAACTCAGTTTAAATTTAGGAGATTCTGTTTTCAAATGTTGCATGCTCTTACTTGCatatatatcaaaataataGTGATTTTTTGTGTCTCTTGTAAATTTGTAGTTATTGTAGAAGAAACTGCAATGGTGAAGAGGAACAAACATGAAACCAGTGCTATTCTACCAAAAGACCTTATTCTCACAACATTGGGTACGATTGCttaaattttcaattcattATAGCTGGATTGAAACAATATTTCCTAATATTTTTTACATGTAAATAGtccaaatttgttttaaatgaTATTAATCTTCCATGACacaattttttatacaattcaaACATAATCTTTCATACAATTTGTAATCCCGCAACAACACGCTGGGTACTATTTTCAAGTTTTATAACTAACTTTATGTGGATCAAACACATTATAATTAagggtatattatcaatttcccccctgaacttgtgaccattagccaatttcccccctcaactttaattttggccaatttcccccctgaactctcatgattagtcaatttcccccctcaactttaatttagccaatttcccccctcaacacttataattagtcaatttgcaccctactgttaaatttttaatttgatcataattaaacaagtgtgtgtaagaaactaaataagatgtatgttaatcatgttcctatatctttatcctattacaaatagattaaaatttagaattttacaatttatcatggagtaattttatttgatttttgactatacaaaattgataacaaaaaggattgatgtgtaaatttttgtatgtgaatacaattttctttataaaagtgaaagctaagttcaagtaaattgcggagaatcgagctttagtaaaaaaacggctagtctattcataattttcgactccttattaagaataacccattttattgaaataggtttgatccatgagtttaggattattatttctttttgttattatttcttcttctatatgctttaaacccgattcataactttttcttataatcaacccatgtcacatactaactgtattatgtttttgtacattttaccctatattatgcaggtgagtttatgttaattttagtactttgttggaagctattagaaagattgaaaattaagaaaagaatagatggaaaattaaaataaaaaaaaattaacagtagggtgcaaattgactaattttgagagttgaggggggaaattggccaaattaaagttcaggggggaattgactaattatgagagttgaggggggaaattggccaaaattaaagttcaggggggaaattggccaatggtcacaagttcagggggaaattgataatataccctATAATTAAAGTAAGAAAACTACTACCCCTGGTAATGTTCCCTTGCTGACATAAAATATTATTCCGACTTGCTGTAATTGGGAGTCTTGGGATAGGAATTAAAAGACTGAAAAGCTATTGTCTTATGTACAACAGGAATATCAATGTGACACACATGACAAGTACAGTTCCATGAAGAGCTTGTCCAATCGACTTGTTGATAAATAGCATAACAATTTGTTGACCCTAATAACTACaagacctacgtggcgcgcaggccgagcaaCTAGTaaactaactacgtccttcggttgaatgcggggcgtgccaactcgtcggccgagctcggccgaggagtacaatttgttgatgtcgcttggagcgcgtcgttgacttctgtatcttgcgattgcgaccgaggaaggaacgctctcggtctctgagttctacagcctgaagacaaggctgccaattctgcggagttcaataatcgtcggagcccgattcggtcaccgtgattatattcgtgagagtataagcacgtcgaatcgagaccaaggtgtatgggcacaggtactcgaacgtgatgtatgtcttgatggtaaacgtagttcggccgtcggaatgccgaaccctgaaacctacttgcgagtatccaatcataaaaccactcggcgtcctgtacgccgagcaatgcgattcgtaacacctaactatgccgagaaagcttagcaaggtgacctctgccaacaaaggttcgaaaaccttcctcgaccgagacttggatagataatcggtcggcctcgacgcagtgctgtttatccaaactgaaggtgcttcttggtcggctgattctgcggcagcagtgctgtttatccaaactgaaggtgctcgccggttgcttccacagtgctgtttatccaaactgaaggtgtgtcggcaggaaaaagaaaaggaaaaatctcaaggtaattgagaggttttgcgcagggcaattgtatgctgagttgaaggtccttttctgttgcatgatttcttgtatttatagtcccccattccttgaatctgactccgatttggatcgGGAGTCCTTTTCCCAattcgcctcttcctcgaacaatcctactcctactgggattctgaattttccttcttttcgggacttcattccttgctggtcgagaatcctaattgcatcaggatttcctcgacctttctatttatccggATTACCTCTGAtgggatttggccgaccctgccagctggcccgggccttattattcggcccatagtatttatcatctccttgggccgagcacatcctgctgctcggcccagcaataatatttcgggcccaaacaCAATTTAATGATATATTACTTTATTTATATGTGAAAGGTTTTAAATTAGACTTTTATGGATGACAGGTTTGATATCTAATTATTATGAATAGTTCATTGCATGACTTTGCTCAAATTTGGAGATCTTTTGATGTTAGCCTGTTTAGATGtcatatataatatatcaaatttttatttgagggcTGATGTGGCCAATTGAAATATAGATGCTaaatcttcttcattttcaataGATATGTCAAATATCTATTTTAGTAATATATTGGGCCCCATAgttacattaattattaaaaaataattaaaattgattttagtttttattctatTGATTATCAATgggtattaaaaaataaaactaaagcCATTTGACTTCATCTTTGTTTGCTGTAAAAAAAAGATAGTTAGAAAGCAAAGAGTCAAATGACTTGGCAACCACGTCAATTATGACATCTCCCTTAGCGACAACCTTGATGTCTTTTAATCATAATTAGCGTATTTAACATCATTTGACATCTTTTTTAGAGATGGTCTAATATCATTCTTGAAGATCTTGTTTGGAGGCTTTCTCCTTTACCCATACGCTTCCTTATATAGTGTTCCATGATGCCCTAGGTCTTCACCCATTCTCGTCAAAATATCTTCTGTTTGTGGCTACAATTACAAGCTCTCACATTTACTAGATTTTTCACCATACAATAATTATTCTAAAAGCTTTAAGTCTACAAACCAATAGTAGGCTGTCCGATAACATGTCAAAGTAATGTCGCTTTATAGAATCCATGTGAATTATCAGATTATGGCCCAAACAAAAATGCAGCAAAACCAATGTTGTTGTTGCACTTTCATTGTTTCCCTTTCGAAAGTatcattattatattttattattatattttgttcAATGTTATAAAAAGTTTCATAACACGCAAACAAAAAAATGGCACATGAACCACATAGTCAAATTGATTCCACCAAATATTTGATTGGAAATTTAATGAGTGCCAAAATGTTAATTAAACTGTTGAGAAATGATGCATAGTCGTGATTGTTTTTCGTCGTTATAGTTAAGCTCATTTGCATGGTTGTTTTTCAGAGCATCTCCGATGGAAGatataaaatgtttttttttaaacaattgatattatctacactaaggggagggaaTGAGCTTATCCTTACAATGAAAAGATATAAAATGCCTTAAAATGGacattttacaatttttgacaTAAACTCTCCAATAACAAAATGTAAATTATTCATCTTTAACCAGATGTAAATTAAAAcctttatatactttttttctttctaccccACCTTTTACCCACACCCTCACCACTAGGCTATCCCTAGTGGCTTAGACctatatatacatttttttttacatcttttGGTGATAGATTTCGGTAATTAATTAGAGCAAATTTAATGGGATCGCTCCTATGAGAGTTAGGGATGGgttaaaaaaactgaaaatcgaAAAAACTGGACCGAACACCGATTCAAAActgaaaaaccgaaaaaaaaaaaaaaaaaaaaacagaatcgaaaaaggaaaaattgaaaCCAACCGACTTTATTGGTTCAGTTTCAGTTTTGGAGGTTtggaaaccgaaccaaacctaACCAAATCCCTTTATACTTTATGAATGTATGCCCATgatgtttcttttgtgaaactttATTGCCAAGTTTGAAACTAAGCCTAGGGCATTTTTAAGGAGCATACTTGGTTCAATTAGAAAGGATATTCCATTGATTATAGAAGAAAGTTTTGGAAGGCTTTGGAACTTGGAAGAGCTTCTCCATTTGTTTGCTTTTGGAATGGATACgatgatcatttttctttgcaattgaGGTTGTTGATAGAATATAATTGGTTTATATGATCTTGTATATGTACAACTACCTTCCCACTTTCCCCATTTTCTTATTACTAGTATATCAATGCAAGCCTCTTTTCTACAttccatattaaaaaaaagatcaagttttataaaataaaaataaccgaaaccgaaccaaaaaaaacgaaaaaaaccaaaccaaactgaACCGAATGAAACCGAACCCACCCATAATTAGAGTATACATGCCATGTATGTAAAGggattcctattttttttttaaaacaaattggGGATTAATTGTGGGGCCactccacatcgaacttcaactatccgaaccgtctattttgtaagtctcaattTATAGATCATTGAAGTTTGGCATGATATGAGTCCGACAACTAAtttccatttaaaaaataaattgggaTCCCTTTCCTTAAATGATTcgttagaccatctccaaaggggatgtcaaattttgaatataaaatttaaattttgacggCTTATGTGGcactttgacatcttttaaagttttgttttccaaccgatatgtcaaattaaattattattttattattttataaaataaattattaaactaattaaaatttaataaatgacatttaaagtttaatcaGTAATCTGTTCATCTTCCTtgattgaaaagaagaaaaaagtaggATAATTGCATTGGTTAACTcaacattaattataataaaatattaaactaattaaaaattaataaaatacatttaataattaataaaaaaaacatttgaagttgctgtcaaatttgataccaaCCTCTTTTGTTGCCAATCCATGTCATCGCCACATAGAATTTGACACTTCGGTTGAAGAATATTAGTGTggtctttttttattgttatagcTGATGTGTACATTTTAGCATCTCCTTTGGAGCTGCGAGTATTGCCACGACGACGCCCACTCATTAACATACTCAATTAAGCAATAAGcacatttatttaaaaaagtaACCACATTTGACAACAAGAACAAAGAGAACATAACACATTCAGAAATTTAAGTGCCAATCCTATCGATCCAACAATCCAAAATTTGATATTGTGAATGGTAAGTATTTAAGCAACAAAGTAgacaaaaaagacaaaaagacaAACATAATATTGTGAAAGGACAAGCTCTCTATGTTATGTGAGAAAGTAGAGATAGCAAAGCTCAATACTACTactccacttttttttttttttttttttggaaaactaGAGATGTATTAACTAGGACAAAATAAGCCAAAGAGAACAACGAAAGCCTAACAAGAGGCAAACAAGCAAAAAACAAACTGGAAGAGCAAGGGGTAAGAAGACCGGACACTCGAAACAACCTCAAAGCGTCCCCCCTTGCACCACCAACACTAACTTAAGGTGGACATGGTAAACCATCCTTATTCAGCACATACACTAGTGAAGATGGGGGCCTAACAACCCAAGACACGTCACACATCTCCACACAACTATGCGACGCCAAATGGTCCACCGCTAAATTGCCTGATCTTGGAATCCAAGGCCAGCGACAGTCCTGAAAGGCTTCCCCAAACTTCAAACACCTCGCTAAAATGGGAAAAGCCTCCCATATGCTATTAGAGAGAGATCCCCGCAGACATGAAATAAATTGTTGAGAATCAGAttcaagaacaacatgagtcTGACCCAATTCATGACCCAACTCACAACCATACTGCACAGCCACTGCTTCAACAGCGGCTACACAAGACGCACAGAGGCTTTTTCTGGTTGCGGTAAGGAAATTACCAAAAGAATCCCAAATCATAACTGCTACATAACCACACCCTGTGCCTGCATCCCAACTAGCATtaacattatttttaaaaaagggAAGAGGTGGTGGCAGCCAGCTAACTTGCCCATCACTttgagaatgcatgtgcacaCTATGGACCGAGGAACACGGCATAGCAGTAAGGAAACCAGCTACACTCGTGGAAATATTGGAAAGCACCTGGAATGGGTTAATAGGTTTGCGTTGGAAGAGGATCCTACACCTAGCTTTCCAAATATGCCAACAGGAAAATGCAATGTAAGACATAACCCGCTGTAAATCCTCATTTGAGTGAGCATGCGCTTGAAAGAGAGCAACAAGCCAACTGCCCCACGAAGTAATAGTGTTCATGTCAACCCGATAAGTTAAAGCTCCCCCAAACCAAATAGCCACAACCCAGGGACATAGGAGAAAGAGGTGCTCAATGGACTCATCATGGATATGACATAAAGGGCAAGTTGGTGAAGCTGATGAGTACCGATGATAAAGAGCAACCATCATGGGTAGGGCACCATGCAAAGTCTTCCACATGAAACATCGAAGTTTAGGGGGAGTATGAAGCTTCCACACCCACTTCGATAAAATCGCTGGAATAGTGACAACCGAAGAGGAGGCATGAGGAAGCAACTAAGCTATCATTTAACCATTGATCCCCCATTATATTGCAGAGTGGACTCTTAATAATATTCATGGCAAAAAATGCTCTTTCCACTGAAACAGTTGCAACTGGTAAAACCAAAGTCAATtcaataagtaaatacacatatTGAAATACTCAATGCAACCATTTTTCCACCATTTTCTTAGCAAGTTCACTAATGCTTTGCAATTGAGAAAAGTCACTTCTCGAATGCATAGAGTAAATATAAATATCGAGTTGATTTTCAAGTGCCGACATGTCTTGCTTCGTAAAATCTTAAGGGTACAATTGAGCAAGGCGAATtagcttttctttgtcaaaagCTACAAAAGAACCATTTGGACTCAAACTAGCCAACCATATGAGCAATTCGGTACTTGTCTCATTGAAGCGATCATTTAACTCTGTAAGTTGGGAATCAATGGCAACAAAAAAAAGCTCAACTTTGTAACGATGACGGTTGGTCTTTTTGTGGATATTACGGCGCGACCTCCTTTGAGCTACATATGCCTCATCCATGTTAATAACCTCAATATGATGTTGGACACAAAATGACGAtactttgtcaaccaaaagatcaAGCCCCTCATCATTCCTCATGTAGTAGTTGTTCTTTACATGTGTTGACTAAATCTCTTGATCATTTTTTTGTAATGCTTGTGATAAATCATTCGTGATTTCCAATATAGATTTCATCAAAAATAGGAGAAACACTAACTCAAAAGATTGTATGTCTCTCAATAACCTATTTGCTTCAGCCACACTATCATTGGTATTATCATCAACAATCATTTCAAGCACATTGACCACAGACGAGTACATAgaaatcaaactaatcaaagtACCATAATATGAATTCCATCTTGTAGCTCCGACATGTTTGAGACTAGTTTCTTGATTTAAGCCTCGTCCTGTCATAAGAGAATTATTTTCAAGAGCGTTCGTAAGTTCTTTTTGCTACATCTCTCTAAGTGCATCATGACGCTTACATGAAGCTCTAATATTATTTACCACATTATTAGCCAATAGACTCATTGAAATTAATGAACACATCAATATACTCTTTTAGTGTGTTTGAAGTGGTGTCGGGAACATGTTGAACTCCTACAAACCTTTCAATGACTTTCCCGTTTTTGTCGACATAACGCAAAACCACCGCCATTTGCTCCTTTATAGAAACATCACGTGCCTCATCAACCAATAGAGAAAAGAAACTAGCATTCTTCATATCACTTATGATATTTTTAATGGTTTCAATAGAACATGGATGAACAAGATCTTTTTGAATTGTAGGAGCTATTAGCTTGAGATTTCCCAGAGCTTTATCTAACACGTCCTTTATTTTTTCATCATGATTTACAAGGAATTGCAAGAGCTCCAAATAGTTACCTTTGTTGTTTGAAGTGTCACTTTCATCATGACCACAAAATGAAAGATCTTGTCGCAACAAAAACTTAGTGCAATTAATTGACGCATTCAAGCAAGAGCGGTAAGCCATACGAGCTTCTTCTGACTGTTTGACCACAACTGTTTCAATATGTGTCTTTTGATTCATTAGATTACCAACAGCTTCAACAGCTTTATTGTGAAAGCTACCAACCATTCCTACATTTTTTCAAAACATGCTCTTGCGTGCTTCTAATTTTGAAAGCCTACCTTTGTAAAGATGTTACTGCCAGATTGTTTAGAATTGACTTTGAATATATAGCAATAAAAGCAAAATGCAGCATCTTTAGATATACTATATTCCAACCAATGAAATTCTTTCAACCAATTACCAACGAACTGTTGCTTTTTATTCGAATGCAAGGTGAATGGAAAATCATGATCTTTTAGCTCTAAAAGGCTCCATTAATATATATGCTCTTTGGAACTCATCTCGAATATTTGAAGGATAGTCCGTCATTGGAATTCTCTTTCCAGGGTCTCTTTCAAGATTATCCAAATCAACTtctcattttgttgtggagtggaATTACCCCCAATTGGATCAGAATTATTTGGAATTGGAGCGGAGCTATTCGGAATAGGATTGGAACTATCCAAGTTTAAAGGTGAACTATTTGGAATATGATTGTCCGAACTAATCAATGATGATTTTCACTTGTAATATCGTTCCGTACTTCTAATTTCTACACatatcaattaataaaaaaatctataTCAATTGATGAAACTAAAAAATATGTATGAACTAACattgtaacaaaaaaataaaaataaaaaataaaaaataaaaaacctatgACACAATCCAAGTAATATCAGAGAATCCTAACGAATTAACAATAAATATGTATGAACTAACActaaaatagatgtgaaaaatccttagaaattaacaataaataaGGTTGATGCTGTTCAACAATCCTAAGAAAAAAATCCTAAAATAGATATGAAAAACTCTAAGCATCAACTGTAGTCTGTTCAGCCCCTTTGTTTTTAACTAGTGttgttttaaaaactaaaaataaaaatcctaaCAAATCTGTATCAACTAACACTAAAATCGAAAACTTACAGAAATTTTAAAGTTGATGCTGATGGGTGATGGCCTTCGTCTGGCTTGGGAAGCGTGAGGAACAATCGAACAGGAGGCATACAATTGCTGATGGGTGAAGGCCTTCGGCTGGCTTGGGAAGCGTGAGAGGTAGACATTTAGGTATATAAAAATTGGTAGTGTGAATGATTGAAAGCAATCTAACTAATGAACGGgcttttattaaatattaaatatataaattggTAGTGTGAGTGCTCTATTATGtgagttttttaaatttttttgatgatttgacTTAAAATGACGCTTTTTTGGTCAAGTCATTTTAAAATAGCTTTCTTCTTCCCCCTCTCATTTTGCATAGCCTgcagcagccatggctgctGTTTTCCACCATTGCCCAGATTTGGGTGGTCCTTGAAGGTTCTCACAACCATTTATCCAAGCTTCTGGGTGGTCCTGGACCACCTTGGTCCCTTATTAGATCTGCCTCTGCTTCTGACCATGGTCTCCACCTTCATTCCAAGCTTGCTTAAACGCCTCAATCACATGATCACTCAAGAGGATAACACCCTTTCCTTTTGCCGTCTGATATGCAGACCATGACCTTATGTATGTAAAAAAGCCATCCAAATCCATCAACTGCTCTGTCACGAACTCAAACGGTCCTGTGTTCTCTTCTCTGTCCACCGGCTCAAATGGAAAATCGATACTCTTAAACTTGTCGTCCACCAATTTACGTGCTGGATCCCAGTAAGGATCAGTATCAACGGTGTAAAAACGATCAAAGAGTGTCTACAATGCTGTTAACCCTAGGCATTATATAGTACCATGCTGCAAGTGTTGGTATTCACAAGAGTttgctaactcaataccaaaatatgtgggtgataagtttacaaactctatcacacctctcactttcactcttaataaaattggacaaagaaatagagaaaggagggaagcaacaagctttggtaaaACACTTGCACTTAGATATATGAAAagagagtttacaaactcaataACTTACAAGCTGAAATTAAATGAATGGGAAATGAGATTCGGATGGGATGCTCTaaagcttagcaagatggcctatttatacaaaacagaaattaataaacaatgcaacaacacatgcaatgaatggggtgtttaacatctttacaccctttaaaacacatgcaggAACTTTGGACAGTCTAGCACACATATGCAGCTATCTTTCCAGCTTGCAATCAACACTCTTTCAGCTAAtacatcacatggcagcacactgCTGTCTTGTAATCAGCTTTCGGCTAACAGATGGAGGGAGCAATGATCTTTGTAGTTGCTGAAAACAACCTAGAAAGAAACTAACAGCTTGCTTTAACCATTAAcaacctgttttgatttgattttccaaCAGCAAGGACACCATTAGGTTTCTTCAGTACATGTTTTACTTGTTGGTAGAAATTGGGGAGGTCAAACCAATGGAGGGCCTGAGCAACGATCACCAGATGAACACTTGAATTTGTTGTCAACTTTTGTTCAACCTCGGCTATTGACATGACAGGAGGCGGGGTGTGCTCGTAGCGAATATTGGGCAGCTTGGGTGCCAACTCGAGTTGTTTTTGGCTTGTATCTGTGGCTATCACTTTCTTGAAGATTCCGGGCAGCTGCAATTTAGTTTAACATGTTACTTATTGTGGTTCGAG
Coding sequences:
- the LOC137712179 gene encoding uncharacterized protein, with protein sequence MDPEGIHLPGIFKKVIATDTSQKQLELAPKLPNIRYEHTPPPVMSIAEVEQKLTTNSSVHLVIVAQALHWFDLPNFYQQVKHVLKKPNGVLAVGKSNQNRLLMVKASSRKLVDDKFKSIDFPFEPVDREENTGPFEFVTEQLMDLDGFFTYIRSWSAYQTAKGKGVILLSDHVIEAFKQAWNEGGDHGQKQRQI